A single genomic interval of Microbacterium sp. LWO14-1.2 harbors:
- the trpA gene encoding tryptophan synthase subunit alpha codes for MSRVEQAIEAAHAAGRSAFVGYLPVGFPDLDTSIQAAIALAENGVDIIELGPPYSDPVMDGAIIQEATTAALANGFKMKDLFTAVRAITEATDVPVLVMTYWNPVFQYGVDRYADDLLAAGGAGLITPDITPDVAGEWIAASDRTGLDRVFLAAPTSSDERLSLVVESSTGFVYTVSTMGITGERAELDRAARTLVDRLRAAGATRACVGIGISTAEQIAGVSEYADGAIVGTALVRALRDGGVPALAEVTRTLAAGTVSARPVHEN; via the coding sequence ATGAGTCGCGTCGAACAGGCCATCGAGGCCGCGCACGCGGCGGGCCGCAGCGCGTTCGTCGGCTACCTCCCCGTCGGCTTCCCGGATCTCGACACGAGCATCCAGGCGGCCATCGCCCTCGCCGAGAACGGCGTCGACATCATCGAGCTCGGCCCGCCCTACAGCGATCCGGTCATGGACGGCGCCATCATCCAGGAAGCCACCACCGCGGCGCTCGCGAACGGCTTCAAGATGAAAGACCTGTTCACCGCGGTGCGAGCGATCACCGAGGCGACCGACGTCCCCGTGCTCGTGATGACCTACTGGAACCCCGTGTTCCAGTACGGAGTGGACCGTTACGCCGACGACCTGCTCGCGGCAGGCGGCGCGGGGCTCATCACGCCCGACATCACGCCCGACGTCGCAGGGGAGTGGATCGCGGCGAGCGACCGCACCGGCCTCGACCGCGTGTTCCTCGCCGCCCCGACCTCGTCCGACGAGCGCCTCTCGCTCGTCGTCGAGTCCTCGACCGGGTTCGTCTACACCGTGTCGACCATGGGCATCACCGGCGAACGGGCGGAGCTCGACCGGGCGGCACGCACGCTCGTCGACCGTCTGCGCGCGGCCGGCGCCACCCGGGCGTGCGTCGGCATCGGCATCTCCACCGCCGAGCAGATCGCCGGCGTCTCCGAGTACGCCGACGGCGCCATCGTCGGCACGGCACTCGTCCGCGCCCTCCGCGACGGGGGCGTCCCCGCTCTCGCCGAGGTCACCCGCACCCTGGCCGCCGGGACCGTCTCGGCACGCCCCGTACACGAGAACTAG
- the lgt gene encoding prolipoprotein diacylglyceryl transferase has translation MSHALHSTFSGVLASIPSPPVSYFDVGPLRIHFYALCIIAGIIAAVFLTNRRLTRRGAEPWVVIDISILAVPLAIVGARIFHVLTHPGFYFGEGKNTWNPFEPGSVWAIWEGGIAIFGALIGGAIGAYLGCRWTGIRFWTFADALAPGLLLAQAMGRFGNWFNHELFGLPTDLPWGLEIESDNSAFPPGLPEGTLFHPTFLYEVIWNLLGVVVLLWLSRKVTSLQWGRLFAIYLIWYSAGRVVWESIRIDPSEIILGLRSNVWAAIIGIVVGLAILVVQSRRHLGLEPSPYQPGRGRKDLDADVDSQDNPSDFVDLSEPPSEEVAAGASATSTAPTDTEGAR, from the coding sequence ATGTCCCACGCGCTTCACAGCACCTTCAGCGGCGTGCTCGCCAGCATCCCCAGTCCTCCCGTCTCGTACTTCGACGTGGGACCGCTGCGCATCCACTTCTACGCGCTGTGCATCATCGCCGGCATCATCGCCGCCGTGTTCCTCACGAACCGCCGCCTCACTCGTCGCGGTGCGGAGCCGTGGGTCGTCATCGACATCTCCATCCTCGCCGTGCCGCTCGCCATCGTCGGCGCGCGCATCTTCCACGTGCTCACCCACCCCGGCTTCTACTTCGGCGAGGGCAAGAACACCTGGAACCCCTTCGAGCCGGGCTCCGTCTGGGCGATCTGGGAGGGCGGCATCGCGATCTTCGGCGCTCTCATCGGCGGCGCGATCGGCGCGTACCTCGGATGCCGGTGGACCGGCATCCGCTTCTGGACCTTCGCCGACGCCCTCGCACCCGGACTGCTGCTCGCCCAGGCCATGGGCCGCTTCGGCAACTGGTTCAACCACGAGCTGTTCGGTCTCCCGACAGATCTCCCGTGGGGTCTCGAGATCGAGTCGGACAACTCCGCCTTCCCCCCTGGCCTCCCGGAGGGAACGCTCTTCCACCCGACGTTCCTGTACGAGGTCATCTGGAACCTCCTCGGCGTCGTCGTCCTGCTGTGGCTGAGCCGCAAGGTCACCAGCCTCCAGTGGGGCCGCCTGTTCGCGATCTACCTCATCTGGTACAGCGCCGGCCGCGTCGTGTGGGAGTCGATCCGCATCGACCCGAGCGAGATCATCCTCGGGCTGCGCAGCAACGTCTGGGCCGCGATCATCGGCATCGTCGTCGGTCTCGCGATCCTCGTCGTCCAGTCGCGGCGTCACCTCGGCCTGGAGCCCTCGCCGTACCAGCCGGGCCGCGGGCGGAAGGATCTGGACGCTGATGTAGACTCGCAGGACAATCCCTCCGACTTCGTGGACCTGAGTGAGCCTCCGTCCGAAGAAGTCGCCGCAGGAGCCAGCGCCACAAGCACCGCTCCCACGGACACGGAAGGCGCCCGATAG